Genomic window (Pristiophorus japonicus isolate sPriJap1 chromosome 9, sPriJap1.hap1, whole genome shotgun sequence):
gagggggaggtgcgggtTTGACTCCGCTGATTTAAGTGGTTCCACCGGCCAGTAGGCTCTGGCAGCGGGAAACCCCTTCAATTGCCTCATTTCCTTAAGCCGGAGCAGGCCCGTTCGCCTCAGTGCCGGAACAGGCGGCCCACTTGTCTGCAGTTAAACCCGGCAGGTTCGAACGTCCTTCTGCATCTGTCTCATCGACTCTGCAGAGCGCGGGACATGTTAATCCGTTGCTTGCAATGAGTGTGCGCGGTAGCCCGTGAATCAGGCCCACATCGGGGTGTGAGACACCTGATCAAACTCTGCGATACAGTCAGTATTCTGATATGAGATAAAGTAaggcaggaggaggctcgtgtggagcataactcAGTTGGGCCTGATCCTGTGCTGCAGTGTCTATGCAATACTCCACAAAATATGGCTGCGTGCTCGCCTAAGATTATCTGTCGTTGCTGCCAATTAGCAAATCAGCTGGCAAAAATAAATAACGGGTCTCTTTCTTTTCAACAACCTCTAAATACTTTGTAATCTGGCAGTGTAATAAATCAAAGGCTTCTTGGCTGCTGTAACTAGCTGACATTTATCACAACATGTCTCAACATGTCTAATGCTATCCTACACAAACCACAGGTTATTTCCATCTATTCTAAACATCGCTTTCTTACACAGAGGCTGCGTTCTACAACTGTTACATATCAGTTGGCCCATTGAACTGGCAGTAATgccagctcctcagccacaggcatGCCGGTTAGACTCAAGCCCAAGCTGTCACTTGAATCCAACTCCCATGCTTTAGATAGGTTTCATTAGAAAGAACTGACATTtatgacctcagaacgtcccaaaacactttacagccaattaagtacttttgaggcattgtcactgttgcaatataggaaacgcggtagccaattctgtgcaaagcaagatcccacaaaaagcaatgtccagataatctcttgattgagggataaatattggccaggacaccgagatgaactcccctgctcttcttcaaaatagtgccatggggatcttttatcttcacatgagagggcagacggggcatcggtttaacgtcccatttgaaagatggcacctccgacagtgcagcactccctcggtactacacTGAGAGTGTCaggttagattttgtgctcaagtctctggcgtgggatttaaacccacagccttctgacccagaggcgaagagagtgctacccactgagccacggctgacatctagTGAGAGTTTCAGTCAGAGTTGAGCGCTTTCAGTTGGAAGGTCCAGTGTGCTCTTTAGAGGAACTGACTGCCTTCCACTAATGTGAAGCTGGTACCCCCAGTGGGATTGCACGTTAGATGGGCAACTGTGGTAGCGGGTCGGGTTTTTTTTGTGTGCACAGTTGATCACCAGCTATCTTCTGCTTTCTGAATGCAGTACACCTCCAGTTCATCGGGAGGCGAGAGTTCCTGTGAAGAAGGAAGAATGCGTCGGCCAACTCAGCTCCGGCCTTTCCACCCGCGGGGGGCAGCCGAGCCCGACCTCCCCATCTTGAACCTGTCGAGCGACCCGGACTACTCGTCCAGCAGCGAGCAGTCGTGCGACACGGTGATCTATGTGGGCCCCAATGGCACCGCCCTGTCGGACAAGGAGCTGACCGACAACGAGGGCCCGCCCGACTTTGTGCCCATCATCCCCTCGCTGCAGAAGAACAAGAACGAGGTGCGGCCGGAGAGTGGCGGCGAGCCAACGGCGCCCGGCCACCCCGAGAAGGACTGCCTGAAGTGCAACACCTTCGCCGAGCTGCAGGAGAGGCTCGAGTGCATCGACGGCAGCGAGGAGCCCAGCAAGTTCCCCTTCGAGGAGGTCCCGGTCGCGCCGGGCGCCGAGCAGCCGGCCAGTGCCGAGGAGGCTCCAGCCCAACTGGCCGAGGCCCAACCCGCGGGCGAGGCCCGCCGGCCCAGCGACCCGGCGCCCTCTCGCTGGGCCGGCGAGGAGAATTCGGAGGATGCCAGTCCTGCCCAGAGTCGAGCCCAGGCTCCCCAGTCCCCCGCCCCGGTCGGCAGCCACGGTAACGGCTCAGCACCATCCTCGCCGAGGAGCGTCATGGGGAGCAGCAGCACCCAACCCGGTGCGCCAAGGGCTCAGGCCCCCAGTGCACAGGCAGCGAAAGAGGTCCCGCATAGCGGCGGCAATGCAGAAGCTAAGCCGAGACCCATGGGCTCTCCCAGGCTCGGGATAGCCAGCCTTTCCAAGACAGCGGAATATAAACCCCAACATTCTCCATCCCAGCGCTGCAAAGTGTACACCCAGAAGGGGTCCTTGCcaagccccgccccgcccccgccgcAGACGCTCACCAAGGACTGTGAGAAACCCAGCGACGAGCCGGTGGATCAGCCGGAAATCAGGACGGCGCCGGTGGGAATGAGCCCCCAAGTAATGAAGAGATCGGCGTCTTCTGGCACCGAGTGCTCGCAGGACTCCGCGCTCTCAGACCAAGAGCAGGACCTGGCGGTGGGCTCAAAGAAGGAAGTCATGGCCAAGGCCACCGTCACCCTGCAGCAGCCGCTGGAGCTGAACGGAGAGGATGAGCTGGTTTTCACCCTGGTGGAGGAGCTGACCATCAGCGGCATCCTGGAGAACGGGCGGCCCACCAGCATCATCAGTTTCAACAGCGACTGCTCGGTGCAGGCCCTGGCCTCCGGCTCCCGGCCCGTCAGCATCATCAGCAGCATCAACGAGGACTTGGACTGCTACTCGGGTGCCGCCCCGTTTTCCGAAGTCAGCATCACCAAGTTCCTGCCCTTCCCCAAGCCCGGGCTCGACGAGAAGGTGCTGGTCTCCAGCAGCCGCCGCTCCTCCATCAGCTCCTGGCTGAGCGAGATGAGCACGGGCAGCGACGGGGAGCAGTCGTGCCACAGCTTCGTCGCGCAGTCCTGCGGCGGCAACGGCGAGGCGTTGGCCGACCCGTCGCTGCTGGACCTGGCGGGCGAGTTGCCGGAGGAGTGCGCGGCGTACGGGCGGAGCGGCAACTACTCCGTCATGGACAAGCTCTTCGGCGTGCCGGAGGGGGCCGAGGAGGCCAAAAGCTTGTACCAAATGGCGGCCAACAACAACTGCCAAATCTCGGCCGTGGGCAAGGCCACCGTCAGGATCTCCAACGCCGCGAGCCTGACCGGCGCCGAGGGCTGTTTCCCCATCCGGACTAACATTTCCGTGCACCCCTGCATCCGGCTCAAGCCGATGACCTTATCCGACCAGGGCCACGCGCTCTCCTCCGTCAAGTCCGCTCCCGCGCCCTCCCACAACTGCGACGTCAAGCCGGCGGACAGCTACGGCGCCAAGGAAATGAAGTTCGACGACCCATGGCTGAAGCGCGAGgcggacgaggacgaggaggaagcGGACGCCGGCCTAGACGGTGACTACCGAGGGGAACGAGGGGGCGGACGGCCTTTCGGCCAGAGCCGGCGGCAGAGCTCCACCGACAGCCTGAGCAGCAGCGGGGGCGAGGTCGCTGACTCCCCCGTCCGGGCCGATCATCTCAAGCGGGTGGTGGACGGCTGCGAGGTAGCCCTGAGCGCCTCGACCAGCCAGAGCTCCATCCTGTCGTCGGACAGCACCAGGAACGGCAGCCTGCCCCGGGGCCTGCCGCACTCGCTGCTCTGCAGGCACGACGACCCCGACGGCCTCTCGCTGAGGTCGCTGAGCCTGGGGGCGGAGGGCAGCGGCGCCTCCGCCGCCACCTCCCAGGCCTCCAGCCCCTGCAGCCCCAAAGCCACCCTGGAGAGGGCCGGCTCTCCCAAGCACAGCGGGCTACTGCCCAGGCCGAAAGGAATGCCTCCCCTTCCGCCGGTGCGCAAGTCCAGCCTCGACCAGAGGAACCGAGCGAGCCCCCAGCACATGTCGTGCAGCAGCAGCACCTCCAGCCAAGCCATGTCGTCGCTGGCAAGTACGCCAGATGATTGGGGCACCCAGGCCAAGGCCAAGACCTCAAATTTGGACAACGGCAGCAAAGCCAGTAGTGGGAAGAATGAGCAGATCAGCACCCGGGCCAACTCCCTGAACAGGAGGTACGCGGGGCAGTACGAGTGTTTATCCCTGGAAAGGGCAGGGAGCTTGACGTCGGTGGGGTCAAAGGTCAGTGCCTGCCGTGATAGTACAATGCCCAGAACAGGCAGGAGCTTGAGTCGAGCCGCCGTGTCTTCACCCACGCACTCTGGCCTCCTACCGTCAGTGGGGGCTTCCCCAAAGTCCAGCTTCCCCAAAATGTCCGCTGTCAGCAAGCTGCTCCTGGCGAGCCCCAAGTCACGGAGCTTGTCCGCGTCCAGCACAAAGACCCTGAGCTTCTCCACCAAATCCCTGCCCCAGTCCGTCGGGCGCAGCTCAAGCATGCCGTCCAACTCCAAGAACATGTCCTGGTCAACGCAGTCGCTCAGCAGCAAGCAGAGCAGGGGTTCCAGCCTCGTGGCCAAGTTGCCCCTCCGAGCCGTCAACGGGCGGATCTCTGAGCTGCTCCAGGGGAGCGCGGGCCTCAGGGCCAATCAGCTGCGGGAGGAGGAGCGGGCCGCCCACCCCGGCGAGAAGCCCCCCCCACAGGTCCTGCCTTCCCCTTACAGCAAGATCACCCTGCCACGCAAGCCGCACCGCTGCAGCAGTGGCCACGGGAGCGACAACAGCAGCGTTCTGAGCGGCGAGCTGCCGCCGGCCATGGGGAAAACGGCGCTGTTCTACCACAGCGGTGGGAGCAGCGGCTATGAGAGCATGATAAGGGACAGCGAGGCGACGGGAAGCGCGTCCTCCGCACAGGACTCCATGAGCGAGAACGGAAACTCAGTCGCAGGGAGGGCCAGGAGTCTGAAGTCTCCAAAGAAAAGGATGAATGCAGGTAAGATGACAATGTCTCCTTTCTGTTGCCGTCGGGGACTGAGGTTTGCTATTCGGAACATAAACGTACTGATCCATGCCTCTGAGGGGAGGCCCGATAAgtgcatgagggggaaaggaatagagggttatgctgatagggtgagatgaagtaaggtgggaggaggccagAGTGGAGTATAAaggctggcacagaccagttgggccaaatggcctgttcctgtctgtgaattctatgtaattctatgatccCATATTCGAGCGAGGGGAGATCGGGTAGGTTGGGGGTTGGGAGGTTCTACAGTGGGGTCACAGATAGTGACCACCGATCCAGTTTTCAACCTGACTAATGTTTTGttttatagcactcctgtgaagcgcctcggaacgttttactacgtcaaaggcactatgtaaatacaacattttattgttgttgttgacagCCCGATTTCGAAGTTGGCTGCCAGTAATTCGAGAACTGAAATCAGATAAGAAGGACAGTTTCCAAGGCGATGCGCACATGTGATAAAGTCCAGCAGTGTATGCGGGAAAGGACTGCTCACGCATTCATGCGCAAATGTGACACTGGGCCCTTTCACGTTTGAGCTTGCACTAGGGGCAGTCGACTTTGGCTCGCAGAGTGCTTGGTGATCAGCTCGTCAAATTGACTTGTGTTTCCTACAATGGGTGTGACTTCTCTTATTTACATACTGTggtggatttttaaaaaataagCCATTGCCTATTAGCGTTCTCAGATGCAGACAACCTTTGAACTTTTAGTTTATAACGCCTCCACAGACTGACGTGGCATTTTGTTTTACATGAGAACGGCAGAAGTCGAAAATGCCGCCGAATATTTTGATACCGCTCATTGGTAGCTGCTTTGCTTTGCTTTCTGACCGCCTCAATCTGTGCGGTTCCCAAAATCGGAGTCTGGAGGTTTGGCCGCAGTCAGTTGAAGAAAGGCAGCAGAATCACAAATGCTCAAAATGAAATAAAGTAAGAGGAAATGTTGAAAAAGGCATATTAACACATCGGGTGAAGACCTTGACAATAGGGTGGCCAAGCCTCCAGGATTgtgctggagtctccaggaattcaaTATTAAGGGCTAAAAATTTGTTGGCTTAGCGGCACCCGTCAGTGCCCGAGAGGGGCGCCAATGGGCCGCTAAGCGCCTACT
Coding sequences:
- the kif26ba gene encoding kinesin-like protein KIF26B; this encodes MNSVSGSKAVFARNRKHGTAESYSPTKLATFAPEIWYRKGFQMCEDSRTGNRPAPEGAGAVPSPGTASPGSSTSSPGSSVGSGSGSPGSLAASSPGSSSSGTGSPGSCGSEDKGIWCENCNTRLVELKRQALKMMIPGAFSSKDPAFSALIHDKLQVPNTTRKAWNERDNRCDICATHLNQLKQEAIQMVQTLEQAASLEQYDPLPGSPLPLSNIPSLVGSRNIGSLQVARDWAFVPAAYAAATTTYAGFLTNKHAGKPNSLGVGGGAEKKGGPPSHPLTKAGLQMATSPSNGNILSSVAIQAHQYLEGTWSVSRTNGVTLYPYPISQLMSENCREGLTEAVLNRYNSDKPSVYSFPSSQSTYVSSVASSGTSAAASFFARAAQKLNLSSKKKKHHRPPAPNVSEPPPFPTNFSGILQASPPPAPPCLLRAINKVKDNPGMGKVKVMLRICPASVGDTSESSCFFKVDPRKKQITLYDPPVNGLQNSSQKRGGLVPPKMFAFDAVFPQDSSQAEVCAGTVAEVIQSVVNGADGCVFCFGHTKLGKSYTMIGKDDSMQNLGIIPCAISWLFKLINERKEKTGARFSVRVSAVEVWGKEENLKDLLSEVATGSLQDGQSPGVYLCEDPICGMQLQNQSELRAPTAEKAAAFLDAAIASRRSSRPECEEEDLRNSHMLFTLHIYQYRMEKSGKGGMSGGRSRLHLIDLGSCVKVLSKSREGGSGLCLSLSALGNVILALVNGTKHIPYKESKLTMLLRESLGNLNCRTTMIAHISASSSNYSETLSTIQIASRVLRMKKKKTKYTSSSSGGESSCEEGRMRRPTQLRPFHPRGAAEPDLPILNLSSDPDYSSSSEQSCDTVIYVGPNGTALSDKELTDNEGPPDFVPIIPSLQKNKNEVRPESGGEPTAPGHPEKDCLKCNTFAELQERLECIDGSEEPSKFPFEEVPVAPGAEQPASAEEAPAQLAEAQPAGEARRPSDPAPSRWAGEENSEDASPAQSRAQAPQSPAPVGSHGNGSAPSSPRSVMGSSSTQPGAPRAQAPSAQAAKEVPHSGGNAEAKPRPMGSPRLGIASLSKTAEYKPQHSPSQRCKVYTQKGSLPSPAPPPPQTLTKDCEKPSDEPVDQPEIRTAPVGMSPQVMKRSASSGTECSQDSALSDQEQDLAVGSKKEVMAKATVTLQQPLELNGEDELVFTLVEELTISGILENGRPTSIISFNSDCSVQALASGSRPVSIISSINEDLDCYSGAAPFSEVSITKFLPFPKPGLDEKVLVSSSRRSSISSWLSEMSTGSDGEQSCHSFVAQSCGGNGEALADPSLLDLAGELPEECAAYGRSGNYSVMDKLFGVPEGAEEAKSLYQMAANNNCQISAVGKATVRISNAASLTGAEGCFPIRTNISVHPCIRLKPMTLSDQGHALSSVKSAPAPSHNCDVKPADSYGAKEMKFDDPWLKREADEDEEEADAGLDGDYRGERGGGRPFGQSRRQSSTDSLSSSGGEVADSPVRADHLKRVVDGCEVALSASTSQSSILSSDSTRNGSLPRGLPHSLLCRHDDPDGLSLRSLSLGAEGSGASAATSQASSPCSPKATLERAGSPKHSGLLPRPKGMPPLPPVRKSSLDQRNRASPQHMSCSSSTSSQAMSSLASTPDDWGTQAKAKTSNLDNGSKASSGKNEQISTRANSLNRRYAGQYECLSLERAGSLTSVGSKVSACRDSTMPRTGRSLSRAAVSSPTHSGLLPSVGASPKSSFPKMSAVSKLLLASPKSRSLSASSTKTLSFSTKSLPQSVGRSSSMPSNSKNMSWSTQSLSSKQSRGSSLVAKLPLRAVNGRISELLQGSAGLRANQLREEERAAHPGEKPPPQVLPSPYSKITLPRKPHRCSSGHGSDNSSVLSGELPPAMGKTALFYHSGGSSGYESMIRDSEATGSASSAQDSMSENGNSVAGRARSLKSPKKRMNAGSQRRRLLPSLSPDAASPARKPVNSSGVRWVDLRPVQRGMTEPFEIKVYEIDDVERLQRRRAADSKLRGFVCFNAKLKILEHRQQRISEVKNKYDVLKKELEATKQRLMLDPSKWISEFDLDQGFEVDSLEYLEALECVTERLEHRVNFCKAHLMMITCFDIACGRR